In the genome of Rhodoplanes sp. Z2-YC6860, one region contains:
- a CDS encoding ABC transporter substrate-binding protein — translation MTKLNLSFCTGPYDRMAALFDGRVAIDGVELTTMPVQHPMEVFARMLRNDEFDISEMSLSHCFFLRQRGTARFVTIPVFPSKMFRHSCIFVNRNAVRAPGDLEGKRIGVQGFQMTAAVWIRGILRDEYDVPLSDVEWIEGGVNERGVAGGDATSLHPPGLKITHAGHQTTLSDMLARGEIDALIGAITPASLRTSPEVVRLFPDYHRVERAYFEKTGIFPIMHGLVLREALYREHRWLANNIYKACEGSKAIALEQARFSGALQFMLPWLAEHLEEIQDVFGGDPWAYGIEPNRKALEAFGRYLVTDGLLQKPMSPDEVFVPIDGLMAKPSR, via the coding sequence ATGACCAAATTGAATTTGTCCTTCTGTACGGGTCCGTACGATCGGATGGCGGCGCTGTTCGACGGCCGCGTTGCGATCGACGGCGTCGAGCTGACGACGATGCCGGTGCAGCACCCGATGGAGGTGTTTGCGCGGATGCTTCGCAATGACGAATTCGACATCTCGGAGATGTCGCTCTCGCATTGTTTTTTCCTGCGGCAGAGAGGCACCGCGCGGTTCGTGACCATTCCGGTCTTTCCGTCGAAGATGTTCCGGCATTCCTGCATCTTCGTGAACCGGAATGCCGTCAGGGCGCCGGGCGACCTGGAGGGGAAGCGCATCGGCGTACAGGGATTCCAGATGACGGCCGCCGTATGGATCCGCGGAATCCTGCGCGACGAATACGATGTACCGCTGTCGGACGTCGAATGGATCGAAGGCGGCGTGAACGAAAGAGGCGTGGCGGGCGGGGACGCGACGAGCTTGCATCCGCCTGGACTGAAGATCACGCATGCCGGTCACCAGACGACGCTGAGCGACATGCTGGCGCGGGGTGAAATAGACGCCCTCATCGGCGCGATCACGCCAGCCTCGCTGCGCACCAGTCCGGAGGTCGTGCGCCTGTTTCCGGACTACCATCGTGTCGAGCGCGCCTATTTCGAGAAAACCGGCATTTTCCCCATCATGCACGGTCTGGTGCTTCGCGAGGCGCTGTATCGGGAGCACCGTTGGCTCGCCAACAACATCTACAAGGCGTGTGAAGGGTCGAAGGCCATCGCGCTGGAGCAGGCGCGATTTTCAGGCGCCCTGCAGTTCATGCTGCCTTGGCTCGCCGAGCATCTGGAGGAAATCCAGGACGTGTTCGGAGGCGACCCATGGGCTTACGGAATCGAACCGAACCGGAAGGCACTTGAAGCGTTCGGCCGATATCTCGTTACCGACGGACTCCTCCAGAAGCCGATGTCGCCCGACGAGGTGTTCGTGCCGATCGACGGGCTGATGGCGAAGCCGAGCCGCTGA
- a CDS encoding FAD-dependent monooxygenase — protein sequence MKQPNIAIIGAGIGGMAAAIALDRIGASVRIFEQASAFKRVGAAINLTPNAVRILDWLGPGAALRNSAFSPEYRVSRSWDTGAVTSRMEMGPLAERKYGSPQLIVHRADLLSALEAALPPASVQLGTRLTSVDQDEHQVHLQFQHGSRSSFDAVVAADGIHSTVRHIMFGDDESIYTGMAAYRAIFPRERLGTYEWNSFVKWWGPDTSSQLVTAAVNQGREMFMFATVREPEPSRESWSAECDIDALRRAFAGYHAEAQSVFAACDAPFKTALYVRPPLDRWVRGRVALLGDACHPMVPFMAQGGAMALEDAAILSRCLAEAADVPAAFLAYEAVRRPRASLIQNASSNNDWLRADANADWVYGYDAWKAELKTETH from the coding sequence ATGAAACAGCCCAATATTGCGATCATCGGCGCCGGAATTGGCGGGATGGCGGCCGCGATCGCCCTCGACCGGATCGGCGCGAGCGTCCGGATCTTCGAACAGGCTTCTGCATTCAAACGCGTCGGGGCGGCGATCAACCTCACGCCGAACGCGGTCAGGATTCTGGACTGGCTCGGGCCCGGAGCAGCCCTCCGCAACAGCGCGTTCAGCCCGGAGTACCGGGTCAGCCGGTCGTGGGACACCGGCGCCGTCACCTCTCGCATGGAGATGGGGCCTCTTGCCGAACGGAAATACGGTTCGCCGCAGCTGATCGTTCACCGGGCGGATCTGCTTTCCGCGCTCGAGGCGGCATTGCCGCCGGCATCGGTGCAGCTCGGCACTAGGCTGACGTCCGTTGATCAAGATGAGCACCAGGTTCACCTGCAGTTTCAACACGGATCGCGATCGAGCTTCGATGCGGTCGTCGCGGCGGACGGCATCCATTCGACCGTTCGGCACATCATGTTCGGTGACGATGAGTCGATCTATACAGGGATGGCAGCTTACCGCGCAATTTTTCCGCGTGAGCGCCTCGGCACTTACGAGTGGAATTCGTTCGTCAAATGGTGGGGACCGGACACCAGCAGCCAGCTCGTGACGGCGGCGGTCAACCAGGGGCGGGAGATGTTCATGTTCGCGACCGTTCGCGAGCCCGAACCATCGCGCGAATCATGGTCGGCCGAATGCGACATCGATGCTCTGCGCAGGGCCTTCGCCGGCTACCATGCCGAAGCGCAATCCGTCTTCGCGGCGTGCGATGCGCCCTTCAAGACCGCCCTGTACGTCCGGCCGCCGCTCGACCGTTGGGTCCGCGGCCGGGTCGCGCTGCTGGGCGACGCGTGTCATCCGATGGTGCCGTTCATGGCCCAAGGCGGCGCCATGGCCCTTGAGGACGCGGCGATCCTGTCCCGTTGCCTGGCGGAGGCCGCAGATGTACCAGCGGCATTTTTGGCGTACGAAGCCGTGCGGAGACCGCGAGCCAGCCTCATCCAAAACGCTTCGAGCAATAATGACTGGCTCCGGGCCGACGCGAACGCCGACTGGGTCTACGGCTATGACGCTTGGAAGGCGGAGTTGAAGACTGAAACCCACTGA
- a CDS encoding MarR family winged helix-turn-helix transcriptional regulator has translation MTLANLMRRITASRFQRLFAISLVEGWIVSHLGVGGPMSLDALAARCGLAKSQMSRGVSDMVRRKLVQRRRNPDNRNEVILTLTPDGREIFTQIKKLWPRYNTLLLAGLSASDTATLARIVDPMIENSHRNLEAERLLAGGEDES, from the coding sequence ATGACGCTCGCCAACCTCATGAGGCGGATCACGGCCTCGCGCTTTCAGCGGCTCTTTGCGATCTCGCTTGTCGAAGGCTGGATCGTGTCCCACCTCGGTGTCGGAGGGCCGATGTCACTGGACGCGCTCGCAGCACGCTGCGGACTTGCCAAGAGCCAGATGAGCCGCGGTGTCAGCGATATGGTCAGACGCAAGCTCGTGCAGCGCAGACGCAACCCGGACAACCGGAACGAAGTGATTTTGACGCTGACGCCCGACGGACGAGAGATATTCACTCAGATCAAGAAGCTCTGGCCGCGGTACAACACCCTTCTCCTGGCCGGGCTGAGCGCGTCCGACACCGCAACGCTGGCCCGCATCGTCGATCCGATGATCGAAAACTCGCACCGCAACCTGGAGGCCGAGCGGTTGCTGGCAGGCGGGGAGGACGAGTCCTAG
- a CDS encoding Bug family tripartite tricarboxylate transporter substrate binding protein has product MNRCMPWVCLALLMSAVVAGPAVAQKYPDQNVRLIVPFPAGGGVDVVARVLATKLTEQFNRPVLVENRPGAGGNVGAAVVASAPPDGHTILITVGAIASSVSLYKKLNYDPIRDLAPVMQLADTQLPLAGSYKYPAATIQDVIAEAKAHPGVLNYGSSGVGAPLHILAETFKHAAGIEIAHIPYRGDAPMLSALISGDVQLGFMPLSTGVPQIKEKIIRGLAITGRKRLASLPELPTFLELGLTGLETGSWYGVFVRAGTPPDVIDTIQRAVTAALALPDVRDRMLAVGLEPISTTPAEFDAFFKSEIARFAKLVEAAKIPKLD; this is encoded by the coding sequence ATGAACAGGTGCATGCCATGGGTCTGCCTCGCGCTGCTGATGTCAGCGGTGGTCGCAGGCCCTGCAGTTGCGCAAAAATATCCGGACCAGAATGTCCGATTGATCGTGCCTTTTCCCGCGGGCGGCGGCGTTGACGTGGTGGCGCGGGTCCTCGCCACCAAGCTCACGGAACAGTTCAACCGGCCGGTGCTGGTCGAGAACCGCCCGGGTGCCGGCGGCAACGTCGGCGCCGCCGTGGTGGCGAGCGCGCCGCCGGACGGACACACGATCCTGATCACCGTGGGTGCCATCGCCAGCAGCGTGTCGCTGTACAAGAAGCTGAACTACGATCCCATCAGGGATCTCGCTCCGGTCATGCAATTGGCCGACACCCAGCTTCCGCTCGCGGGCTCGTACAAGTATCCGGCCGCCACGATTCAGGACGTGATCGCAGAAGCCAAAGCCCACCCCGGCGTTTTGAACTACGGCTCGAGCGGCGTCGGAGCGCCGCTGCACATCCTGGCGGAGACCTTCAAGCACGCGGCCGGAATAGAGATCGCGCACATCCCTTACCGCGGCGATGCGCCCATGCTGTCCGCATTGATCAGCGGCGATGTCCAGCTCGGGTTCATGCCGTTGAGCACCGGCGTGCCGCAGATCAAAGAAAAGATCATTCGCGGGCTCGCGATCACCGGTCGCAAGCGGCTTGCGTCGCTGCCTGAACTGCCGACGTTTCTTGAACTGGGGTTGACCGGTCTCGAAACCGGCTCGTGGTACGGGGTCTTCGTGCGCGCAGGCACGCCACCCGATGTCATCGACACCATCCAGCGGGCGGTGACGGCAGCGTTGGCCCTGCCCGACGTGCGTGATCGGATGTTGGCGGTGGGCCTGGAGCCGATCAGCACCACTCCCGCCGAATTTGACGCCTTCTTCAAATCCGAAATCGCACGCTTCGCCAAGCTGGTCGAGGCGGCAAAAATCCCAAAGTTGGACTAG
- a CDS encoding MarR family winged helix-turn-helix transcriptional regulator: MFADVASDYEVTPVQASVLLVVGNQPGIDQKTLAEIIALDRATTGNVVGRLETRGLLKRATAPADGRARILFLTKPGTLLNRKLGAVTRKARRLLVQDLTAQEQKELIRLMRKILRL; the protein is encoded by the coding sequence TTGTTCGCCGACGTGGCCAGTGACTACGAAGTCACGCCGGTGCAGGCGAGCGTCCTGCTCGTCGTCGGTAACCAGCCGGGTATCGATCAAAAGACACTGGCCGAAATCATTGCGCTCGATCGTGCCACGACCGGCAACGTGGTCGGCCGGCTGGAGACGCGCGGACTGCTCAAGCGCGCGACCGCGCCCGCGGACGGCCGCGCGCGCATTCTCTTCCTGACCAAACCCGGAACACTGCTCAACCGCAAGCTCGGCGCCGTGACGCGCAAGGCGCGCCGGCTCCTGGTGCAGGACCTGACAGCACAGGAACAGAAGGAATTGATCCGTCTGATGCGCAAGATCTTGCGCCTCTAA
- a CDS encoding Bug family tripartite tricarboxylate transporter substrate binding protein, giving the protein MMRIGTAIAAVCMEVFLGVCLGSAGAFADAPPCPQIKIIVPFSAGGASDLTARVVADPLGKALKKTIVIENKVGATGNIGTAVVAKSAPDGCTLGVNVAAILSYKYIFSDLGYDPDKDLVPIGGVGKSPSLILTSASSPLKNLKDLVALSKEKGGLSYATAGLGLSPHLAVVELARVSGAKFDSVFYRGAPDFMGDLMTGRVTFGSTAAANSMPLVREGKLKALAVMQAERSPLAPDVPSSAEQGLSALDGSSHFMLFAPANTPKDTITTLSTELKKIVGDGATRARLHELGFDASPIDAQEALAVVRKLGQDLEPIVKALDLKSK; this is encoded by the coding sequence ATGATGCGGATCGGTACGGCCATCGCCGCAGTGTGCATGGAAGTGTTCCTGGGAGTGTGCTTGGGAAGCGCCGGCGCTTTCGCCGATGCGCCACCCTGCCCGCAGATCAAGATCATCGTGCCGTTTTCGGCAGGCGGGGCCTCCGACCTCACCGCACGCGTGGTCGCCGATCCGCTCGGCAAGGCGCTCAAGAAGACCATCGTGATCGAGAACAAGGTCGGCGCCACCGGCAACATCGGCACCGCGGTGGTGGCGAAGTCCGCACCTGACGGCTGCACGCTCGGCGTCAACGTCGCCGCGATCCTGAGCTACAAGTATATCTTCAGCGACCTTGGCTACGATCCGGACAAAGATCTGGTGCCGATCGGCGGAGTCGGAAAATCGCCGTCGCTGATCCTGACGTCGGCTTCGAGCCCGCTCAAGAACCTCAAGGACCTCGTGGCGCTGAGCAAGGAAAAGGGCGGACTGTCATATGCGACCGCAGGGCTCGGGCTGTCGCCTCATCTGGCGGTGGTGGAGCTCGCCCGGGTGAGCGGCGCCAAATTCGATTCGGTGTTTTACCGCGGCGCGCCCGACTTCATGGGCGACCTGATGACCGGCCGGGTCACGTTCGGCAGCACGGCCGCAGCCAACTCGATGCCGCTCGTTCGTGAGGGCAAGCTGAAAGCCCTCGCCGTGATGCAGGCCGAGCGGTCGCCGCTCGCCCCCGATGTCCCAAGCAGCGCTGAACAGGGTCTATCGGCGCTCGACGGCAGCTCGCATTTCATGCTGTTCGCACCGGCCAACACGCCGAAGGACACGATCACCACGCTGTCCACGGAGTTGAAGAAGATCGTCGGCGACGGCGCCACCCGGGCGCGGCTGCACGAGCTCGGCTTCGACGCCTCGCCAATCGACGCACAGGAAGCGCTGGCTGTCGTGCGCAAGCTCGGCCAAGACCTGGAGCCGATCGTCAAGGCGCTGGATCTGAAATCGAAATAG
- a CDS encoding LLM class flavin-dependent oxidoreductase — MASPRQIKLGMFLRPAGHHIAAWRHPESQADAGWNFSRYMELAQTAERGLFDMLFLADTSGVPTDDMENARHLAYVAWIEPFTTMAALATATKRIGLVCTSSTSFETPFGIARKFASLDLVSRGRAGWNLITSANPLEWRNFGAEPQGAPAKRYARAREFAGVVEGLWDSWDDDAFLVDRKSGVFFDPEKLHALDHKGEHFQVRGPLNVSRSPQGRPVLVQAGASDEGRSLAAETADVIFAAAPTLEVGREFYADVKARVARCGRNPDHVLIMPGFQVMLGSSEQEARDRFEFLQNLIPDALGVRHLSTYIGVELSGYPVDGPLPDLPLTNLNVSRTEMLFKLARRENLTIRQLYQRIAGGRGHFQTFGTAKQVADMMEEWTMAGAADGFNYMAPLFPGQLEEFIAGVIPELQRRGLYRTRYEADTLRGNLGLPRPASRHTHSPVAATA; from the coding sequence ATGGCTTCTCCCAGACAGATCAAGCTCGGAATGTTCCTGCGGCCCGCGGGCCATCACATCGCTGCCTGGCGACATCCAGAGTCTCAGGCCGACGCCGGCTGGAACTTCTCGCGTTATATGGAGCTTGCGCAGACCGCCGAGCGCGGCCTGTTCGACATGCTGTTTCTCGCCGACACGTCAGGCGTGCCGACCGACGACATGGAGAATGCGCGTCATCTCGCCTATGTCGCCTGGATCGAGCCGTTCACCACCATGGCGGCCCTGGCGACGGCCACCAAGCGGATCGGGCTGGTCTGCACCTCGTCGACGAGCTTCGAGACGCCGTTCGGCATCGCCCGCAAATTCGCTTCGCTTGATCTGGTCAGCCGCGGCCGGGCCGGCTGGAATCTCATCACGTCGGCCAATCCGCTGGAATGGCGCAACTTCGGCGCCGAGCCGCAGGGCGCTCCCGCCAAGCGTTATGCCCGGGCGCGGGAGTTCGCCGGCGTGGTCGAGGGACTGTGGGACAGCTGGGACGACGATGCGTTTCTCGTCGATCGGAAGTCCGGCGTCTTCTTCGATCCGGAGAAATTGCATGCGCTCGATCACAAGGGCGAGCACTTCCAGGTTCGCGGCCCGCTCAATGTTTCGCGTTCGCCGCAGGGCCGGCCCGTGCTGGTCCAGGCCGGCGCGTCCGATGAGGGCCGCAGCCTCGCGGCCGAGACCGCCGACGTGATCTTCGCGGCGGCCCCGACGCTCGAGGTCGGCCGCGAGTTCTACGCGGACGTGAAGGCCCGCGTCGCACGTTGCGGCCGCAATCCGGATCATGTGCTGATCATGCCCGGCTTCCAGGTCATGCTCGGCAGTAGTGAGCAGGAGGCGCGCGACCGGTTCGAGTTTCTGCAAAACCTGATCCCGGATGCGCTCGGTGTGCGGCACCTGTCGACCTACATCGGCGTCGAACTGTCCGGCTATCCGGTCGATGGGCCGCTGCCCGACCTGCCGCTGACCAACCTCAACGTCAGCCGCACCGAAATGCTATTCAAGCTGGCTCGCCGCGAGAACCTGACCATCCGGCAGCTCTATCAGCGGATCGCCGGCGGCCGCGGACACTTTCAGACCTTCGGCACCGCGAAGCAGGTCGCCGACATGATGGAGGAGTGGACGATGGCCGGCGCCGCCGACGGCTTCAACTACATGGCGCCGCTGTTCCCCGGCCAGCTCGAGGAGTTCATTGCGGGCGTGATCCCCGAATTGCAGCGTCGCGGGCTCTACCGCACGCGTTACGAGGCCGACACGCTGCGTGGCAATCTTGGCCTGCCGCGGCCCGCGAGCCGCCACACGCATTCGCCCGTTGCCGCCACCGCGTAG
- the fahA gene encoding fumarylacetoacetase, with protein MAEIELDETHDPARRSWVETANRPDGEFPIQNLPYGVFRRNGSDRKQIGVAIGEAVLDVAGLASRLGETIAGAADFLSAPSLAPLMAQPSATWTALRQTLGRMLEAGSGSRGACEPYLLPANDVELAMPVRPGSFSDFFASIQHATNAGSLFRPTSPLMPNYKHVPIAYNGRASTIGVGGDIRRPNGQRKLPDRDAPDFGPSRRLDYEMELGIFLGGNTRIGQPVPIAQAWQHIFGVCLLNDWSARDIQAWEYQPLGPFLGKSFATSISPWIVTADALRPFRVRPRARTAEDPGLLPYLNDPADREAGALAVDVETWVRSESMAARGLPPVRFGAASTADLFWTPAQMVAHQTSNGCNIEAGDLYGSGTVSGNSRDSLGSLLEITRGGSEPIALSEGLTRTFLEDGDEVIMTAHCRRTGFASIGFGRCRGKVLASI; from the coding sequence GTGGCCGAAATTGAGCTCGACGAAACGCACGATCCGGCGCGCAGGAGCTGGGTCGAGACGGCCAACCGTCCGGATGGCGAATTTCCCATCCAGAACCTGCCGTACGGCGTGTTTCGCCGCAACGGCAGCGACCGCAAGCAGATCGGTGTGGCGATCGGCGAAGCGGTCCTGGACGTCGCCGGGCTTGCGTCACGACTCGGGGAGACCATCGCGGGTGCGGCCGATTTCCTTTCGGCGCCTTCGCTCGCGCCGCTCATGGCGCAGCCGTCGGCCACGTGGACTGCATTGCGTCAGACCCTCGGCAGGATGCTCGAAGCAGGATCTGGTTCGCGCGGCGCATGCGAGCCGTATCTGCTGCCGGCCAACGACGTGGAGCTTGCAATGCCGGTCCGGCCCGGCAGCTTCAGCGACTTCTTCGCCTCGATCCAGCACGCGACCAACGCCGGCAGCCTGTTTCGCCCGACGTCGCCGCTCATGCCGAACTACAAGCATGTCCCGATCGCCTATAACGGCCGGGCCTCGACGATCGGCGTCGGCGGGGACATCCGCCGTCCGAACGGGCAGCGCAAGCTTCCCGACCGCGATGCGCCGGACTTCGGCCCGAGCCGCCGCCTCGACTACGAGATGGAGCTCGGGATTTTTCTCGGCGGCAACACGCGCATCGGTCAGCCGGTCCCGATCGCGCAGGCGTGGCAGCACATCTTTGGCGTCTGCCTGCTCAACGACTGGTCCGCGCGCGACATTCAGGCCTGGGAGTATCAGCCGCTCGGACCCTTCCTGGGCAAGAGCTTCGCGACCAGCATCTCACCGTGGATCGTCACGGCCGACGCGTTGCGGCCGTTCCGGGTGCGGCCGCGGGCCCGCACGGCCGAAGACCCTGGCCTGCTGCCGTATCTGAACGATCCCGCCGACCGGGAGGCGGGCGCATTGGCGGTGGACGTCGAGACCTGGGTGCGGAGCGAAAGCATGGCGGCGCGCGGTCTGCCGCCGGTGAGATTTGGCGCGGCCTCGACCGCCGATCTGTTCTGGACGCCCGCGCAGATGGTCGCGCACCAGACCAGCAACGGCTGCAACATCGAGGCTGGCGACCTTTATGGCAGCGGCACTGTTTCAGGCAACAGCAGGGACAGCCTCGGCAGCCTGCTGGAGATCACGCGCGGCGGCAGCGAGCCGATCGCTTTGTCCGAGGGACTGACGCGGACATTCCTTGAAGACGGCGACGAGGTCATCATGACCGCGCATTGCCGCCGCACGGGATTTGCCTCGATCGGCTTCGGCCGATGCCGCGGTAAGGTGCTCGCATCCATCTAG
- a CDS encoding SDR family NAD(P)-dependent oxidoreductase yields MVQIRAGGQGPYMLEGRVAVVTGGSGGIGAATAKRLAAAGASVVVGYNNGRDRAEALLKELGGKGHLALRIPMEDSSAIVAAADAVRDKFGRADVLINSAGVTRAVAHADLDGMDDATFDRILITNVRGPFSTIRSFAKLLRAGGDSIVVNLSSISGTTGLGSSIAYCASKAALDTMSLSLARVLGPEVRVLTVSPAAVATDFVPGRGREGVEKQAATTPLKIVAEADDVALAIIAGITHLRLTTGSTIVVDSGRHL; encoded by the coding sequence GTGGTGCAGATCCGGGCCGGGGGCCAAGGGCCATACATGCTGGAAGGCCGCGTGGCGGTCGTCACGGGCGGCAGCGGCGGCATCGGCGCAGCGACCGCGAAGCGTCTTGCTGCGGCCGGCGCCAGCGTTGTGGTCGGCTACAACAACGGCCGCGACCGGGCCGAGGCGCTCCTGAAGGAGCTTGGCGGGAAGGGGCATCTCGCGCTGCGTATCCCGATGGAGGACAGTTCCGCGATCGTCGCCGCGGCCGATGCGGTGCGGGACAAGTTCGGTCGCGCCGACGTGCTGATCAATTCCGCCGGTGTCACGCGGGCGGTGGCCCATGCCGATCTCGACGGTATGGACGATGCGACCTTCGACCGAATTCTGATCACCAATGTGCGCGGTCCGTTTTCGACGATCCGGTCGTTCGCAAAACTTCTCCGCGCAGGCGGCGACAGCATCGTGGTCAATCTGTCGTCGATCTCGGGAACCACCGGTCTCGGCAGCAGCATCGCTTATTGCGCGTCGAAAGCCGCATTGGACACGATGAGCCTTTCGCTCGCCCGGGTGCTTGGGCCTGAGGTGCGGGTTCTGACGGTTTCGCCTGCGGCCGTTGCCACCGACTTCGTGCCCGGCCGCGGACGCGAGGGTGTCGAAAAGCAGGCCGCGACGACGCCGCTCAAGATCGTCGCCGAGGCCGACGATGTCGCGCTGGCGATCATCGCGGGCATCACGCATCTGCGTCTCACGACCGGAAGCACGATCGTCGTCGACAGCGGCCGTCATCTCTGA
- a CDS encoding DUF2778 domain-containing protein — translation MPIWRAPSAAPPRSRRGPARPFCASQAAKTACNAGFHPISAASRHNSSLERLLPHSAAFFIVWDQTSIHASTGTWGAVLLHAGIWSASAAVTALTLALVVKSVAVYAPGHLENGPQPKRLNLSIIEERYFDNQTYRDTLGLRGSTNVASLTAIETPEILPDSASEEAPSSIFAERFSAHEPSASFGERFGSALRLASLNAVRTGLYLSQNRAVTEFELPRSTLPETSIAGPANGGSSASAARAPRLPASATANNAARDGKVRLASLSSLPDDKNRTAIYDISAKVVYLPDGQKLEAHSGLGDYIDDPQYVGIKNQGPTPPNTYRLTLRESLFHGVRALRLIPVGEGNMFGRDGILAHHYLLGPNGDSNGCVSLANYPAFLSAFLKGDIDRLVVVERLENPPSSTVAAGSGWMDRAIKNFKSIAKVFDRGSGT, via the coding sequence ATGCCGATTTGGCGGGCACCGTCCGCAGCGCCGCCGCGTTCACGGCGGGGTCCTGCTCGCCCGTTTTGTGCTTCGCAGGCGGCCAAAACAGCCTGTAACGCGGGATTTCACCCGATTTCTGCGGCCAGCCGCCACAATTCTTCTTTGGAACGATTGTTGCCGCATTCTGCGGCTTTCTTTATTGTCTGGGATCAAACATCGATCCATGCGTCGACGGGGACATGGGGGGCGGTCTTGCTTCACGCCGGAATTTGGTCCGCTTCTGCTGCTGTCACGGCGTTGACACTGGCGCTGGTGGTCAAATCCGTCGCCGTCTATGCCCCCGGTCATCTCGAGAACGGCCCGCAACCGAAACGGTTGAACCTCTCGATCATCGAAGAACGGTATTTCGACAATCAGACCTATCGGGACACCCTTGGGCTGCGAGGGTCCACGAATGTCGCCTCGCTCACGGCGATCGAGACGCCTGAAATCCTCCCGGACTCCGCATCAGAAGAAGCGCCGTCTTCGATTTTTGCAGAGCGGTTTTCGGCGCATGAACCCTCAGCCTCTTTCGGGGAACGCTTTGGCAGCGCGCTGCGGCTTGCCTCTCTCAATGCTGTAAGGACGGGCTTGTACCTGTCCCAGAACAGGGCGGTTACCGAATTTGAGCTGCCCCGTTCGACGCTTCCGGAGACGTCGATCGCTGGCCCGGCGAACGGTGGCTCAAGCGCTTCGGCGGCGCGAGCGCCACGATTGCCCGCAAGCGCAACCGCAAACAATGCCGCTCGTGACGGTAAAGTCCGGCTGGCCTCTTTGTCTTCGTTGCCCGACGATAAAAACCGGACGGCCATCTACGATATCAGCGCGAAGGTGGTGTATCTCCCCGACGGACAAAAACTCGAAGCACATTCCGGCCTCGGCGATTACATCGACGATCCACAATATGTGGGCATCAAGAACCAAGGCCCAACGCCACCCAACACTTATCGGCTGACGTTACGTGAGAGCCTCTTTCATGGCGTCCGGGCCCTCCGGCTGATCCCTGTCGGCGAAGGGAACATGTTCGGACGTGATGGCATCCTTGCCCACCACTACTTGCTCGGTCCAAACGGCGACTCCAATGGATGCGTGTCGCTGGCCAACTATCCTGCGTTCCTCAGTGCATTTCTGAAAGGCGACATCGATCGCCTGGTGGTGGTGGAGCGCTTGGAAAATCCGCCGAGCTCGACGGTTGCCGCCGGCTCCGGATGGATGGATCGGGCGATCAAGAACTTCAAGAGCATCGCCAAAGTCTTCGATCGCGGCTCAGGAACTTAG
- a CDS encoding flagellin N-terminal helical domain-containing protein — MSDIVLSAGVRANLLQLQKTADLVTSTQNKLATGKRVNSALDNPVNYFTAQGLQNRAGDLSNLLDSMSSAFNTIQAANNGITSITKLVQSAQALVSQAQQTSDTTVRANLASQFGTIQSQIDQLASDSGFNGINLLNKNSSTDLTVTLNETGTSSVTIAAVDFSSNGLSINNATNNWSTSADITAASTELTSALTTLRSQSQAFGSNLSTVQIRQDFTKAMVNTLQTGADSLTLADSNEEGANLLALQTRQQLSTTALSLASQASQAVLRLFG; from the coding sequence ATGAGTGATATCGTTCTTTCGGCTGGCGTTCGCGCGAACCTTCTGCAGCTGCAGAAGACGGCGGACCTGGTCACCTCGACCCAAAACAAGCTCGCCACCGGCAAGCGCGTCAACAGCGCTCTCGACAATCCGGTCAACTACTTCACAGCGCAGGGCCTGCAGAACCGCGCCGGCGACTTGAGCAACCTGCTCGACTCGATGTCCAGCGCCTTCAACACCATCCAGGCCGCCAACAACGGCATCACCTCGATCACCAAGCTGGTGCAGTCCGCTCAGGCGCTCGTGTCTCAGGCACAGCAGACCTCAGACACCACCGTGCGTGCGAACCTCGCCTCGCAGTTTGGCACGATCCAGAGCCAGATCGACCAGCTCGCGTCCGACTCGGGCTTCAACGGCATCAACCTGCTCAACAAAAACAGCAGCACGGACCTCACGGTCACGCTGAACGAGACCGGCACCTCGAGCGTCACGATCGCGGCCGTGGACTTCTCGTCGAACGGTCTGTCGATCAACAACGCGACCAACAACTGGAGCACCAGCGCCGACATCACGGCGGCTTCGACCGAGCTGACCAGCGCGCTGACCACGCTGCGTTCGCAGTCGCAGGCGTTCGGCTCGAACCTGTCGACCGTGCAGATCCGCCAGGACTTCACCAAGGCGATGGTCAACACGCTGCAGACCGGCGCCGACAGCCTGACGCTCGCCGACTCCAACGAAGAAGGTGCGAACCTTCTGGCGTTGCAGACTCGGCAGCAGCTGTCGACCACCGCTCTGTCGCTCGCCTCGCAGGCGAGCCAGGCCGTGCTCCGTCTGTTCGGCTAA